One Pyrus communis chromosome 13, drPyrComm1.1, whole genome shotgun sequence genomic window carries:
- the LOC137713698 gene encoding F-box/LRR-repeat protein At4g14103-like, whose translation MASASRRGEGICSGRESESMKDVFSNLPDQISHHILCLLAVTDLARFGCVSKRCRELCLSSPKLNLDEFSLVNTSTCYKRLELFTYLDRFFFHRGDNKIQSFRLRWYRHDVCEGEDEEAQCVCDCCASFRLFTWIENAVRCNVEVLDLVMNYQDEEERFLFPASVFLCGTLRHLILHLNCTVLKTPSFAFQSNLKILELKNVDIDDGGGFFKWISCCCKFIEELSLEHVCVTQEITVESLSLKILNCSGIFLIDKCHINVSCEKLEYIRICWVLDSPRNKSLNMFAPNLKSFKWFGSLMNHSNLGKLECLEVASFFLEPTLDILDNIVEILHSLCRAKLFMLNEATIKALPLKELSSRPAPLCDTSSLCIEIGSFIDELIPAMVYLFRAMPKLCTLCIMLNPPSGDPNSNASGISMEYWKLQNLAFVYQLKHVAIELCHGSNGMELARYIIEYAQNLQKMVIVYSSQDLEKITRELEKSKMIPNATIDFQEKSIKSSLSSST comes from the exons ATGGCTTCTGCAAGTCGTCGAGGTGAAGGAATTTGTAGTGGGCGTGAAAGTGAGAGTATGAAAGATGTATTTAGTAACCTTCCAGACCAGATTTCCCATCACATTCTTTGCCTACTTGCTGTAACCGACCTCGCTCGTTTCGGTTGTGTGTCCAAAAGATGCAGAGAACTTTGCCTGTCATCTCCCAAGTtgaatttggatgaattttccTTGGTGAATACGTCTACTTGTTATAAGCGGCTCGAATTGTTTACCTATTTGGATAGGTTCTTTTTCCACCGTGGTGATAATAAGATACAAAGCTTCCGCCTTCGTTGGTATAGGCATGATGTATGTGAGGGTGAAGATGAAGAAGCACAATGCGTCTGTGATTGTTGTGCGAGTTTCAGACTGTTTACATGGATTGAAAATGCAGTAAGGTGTAATGTTGAAGTGCTTGATCTGGTGATGAATTATCAGGATGAGGAGGAACGGTTTCTGTTTCCTGCTAGTGTCTTTTTGTGTGGAACTTTGAGGCATCTAATACTGCACCTGAACTGTACGGTTCTTAAGACTCCATCGTTCGCTTTTCAATCTAATCTCAAGATCTTGGAGTTGAAAAATGTTGATATAGATGATGGTGGTGGATTTTTCAAATGGATCTCGTGTTGCTGTAAATTCATTGAGGAATTAAGCCTTGAACACGTTTGTGTGACACAAGAAATTACTGTTGAAAGCTTGTCTCTGAAAATACTTAACTGTTCTGGTATCTTTCTGATTGATAAATGTCATATTAACGTCTCATGTGAGAAGCTTGAGTACATACGTATTTGCTGGGTATTGGACTCACCGAGAAACAAATCCTTAAATATGTTTGCCCCAAATCTGAAGTCTTTCAAATGGTTCGGGAGTTTGATGAATCACTCAAATTTGGGAAAATTAGAATGCTTAGAAGTAGCTTCATTTTTCTTGGAGCCAACATTGGATATCTTGGACAATATAGTCGAGATTCTTCACAGTTTATGCAGGGCTAAACTTTTTATGCTAAATGAAGCGACTATTAAG GCTCTTCCATTGAAGGAATTATCATCTAGGCCAGCTCCACTATGTGATACTAGTTCTTTGTGTATCGAAATTGGAAGCTTTATTGATGAGCTGATCCCAGCAATGGTCTATCTCTTTAGAGCAATGCCTAAGCTTTGTACTTTATGCATAATGTTGAATCCGCCCTCTGGTGACCCTAACTCTAAT GCATCGGGGATTAGCATGGAATACTGGAAGTTGCAAAACCTCGCGTTTGTTTATCAGCTCAAGCACGTTGCTATAGAGCTTTGCCACGGGTCTAATGGAATGGAGTTAGCAAGGTACATTATCGAGTATGCTCAGAATTTGCAAAAGATGGTAATAGTTTATTCTTCCCAGGACTTGGAAAAAATTACAAGGGAGTTAGAGAAAAGCAAGATGATTCCCAATGCGACAATTGACTTCCAGGAAAAATCAATCAAGAG tTCCCTCTCTTCTTCCACTTGA